The following proteins are co-located in the Carassius gibelio isolate Cgi1373 ecotype wild population from Czech Republic chromosome A9, carGib1.2-hapl.c, whole genome shotgun sequence genome:
- the LOC128019851 gene encoding putative methyltransferase DDB_G0268948 isoform X1 has protein sequence MLVQQSNMAVRLFEDKEHADTYWKYRISPSEELIDKVLQFHRSNTNSANDLAVDVGCGSGQGTLLLAPHYTCVVGTDISPAQLEMGRKHVNMPNVSYRESPAEELPFEDGSVDLVTAMSAFHWFDHSRFLQEAHRVLKPHGCLAVLNYIMDMELSYGDCSETLNHICNEFYAALQPFRNPYLRSSSFELYKKTHDSLQYPDKEWQDIFWVRKPVPLSGYIGMVESFSSFQALLKKDQEEARRLSQDTEHRLLHAMGVTSSETEVIMGVKYFYFLARKPAND, from the exons ATGCTTGTACAGCAGTCAAACATGGCGGTACGTTTGTTCGAGGATAAAGAACATGCAGACACATACTGGAAGTACCGAATTTCTCCTTCTGAAGAGCTCATCGACAAGGTTCTACAGTTCCACAGGAGTAAT ACCAATTCAGCCAATGACCTGGCAGTAGATGTTGGTTGTGGGTCAGGACAGGGAACACTGCTCTTGGCACCACATTATACTTGTGTGGTAGGGACAGACATCAGTCCTGCTCAACTGGAGATGGGGAGGAAACATGTTAATATGCCAAATGTCTCTTACAG GGAGAGTCCAGCTGAAGAACTGCCTTTTGAAGATGGCTCTGTAGATCTTGTGACGGCCATGTCTGCGTTCCATTGGTTTGACCATTCGCGTTTTCTTCAGGAGGCTCACAGAGTGCTTAAGCCTCACGGCTGCCTCGCAGTTCTCAACTACATCATGGACATGGAGCTGAGCTACGGAGACTGCTCGGAGACTTTAAACCACATCTGTAATGAG TTTTATGCAGCCTTGCAGCCTTTCCGGAACCCTTACCTAAGATCCAGCTCTTTCGaactttacaaaaaaacacaTGACTCTCTCCAGTATCCAGACAAAGAATG GCAGGACATTTTTTGGGTGAGGAAGCCTGTCCCGCTCTCTGGCTACATCGGCATGGTGGAATCTTTCTCCAGTTTCCAGGCTCTCTTAAAAAAGGATCAAGAAGAGGCCAGACGACTCTCACAGGACACTGAACACAG ACTGCTGCATGCAATGGGTGTGACATCCTCGGAGACAGAAGTGATCATGGGAGTTAAATACTTCTATTTTCTAGCCCGCAAGCCTGCAAATGACTGA
- the LOC128019851 gene encoding putative methyltransferase DDB_G0268948 isoform X2 translates to MLVQQSNMAVRLFEDKEHADTYWKYRISPSEELIDKTNSANDLAVDVGCGSGQGTLLLAPHYTCVVGTDISPAQLEMGRKHVNMPNVSYRESPAEELPFEDGSVDLVTAMSAFHWFDHSRFLQEAHRVLKPHGCLAVLNYIMDMELSYGDCSETLNHICNEFYAALQPFRNPYLRSSSFELYKKTHDSLQYPDKEWQDIFWVRKPVPLSGYIGMVESFSSFQALLKKDQEEARRLSQDTEHRLLHAMGVTSSETEVIMGVKYFYFLARKPAND, encoded by the exons ATGCTTGTACAGCAGTCAAACATGGCGGTACGTTTGTTCGAGGATAAAGAACATGCAGACACATACTGGAAGTACCGAATTTCTCCTTCTGAAGAGCTCATCGACAAG ACCAATTCAGCCAATGACCTGGCAGTAGATGTTGGTTGTGGGTCAGGACAGGGAACACTGCTCTTGGCACCACATTATACTTGTGTGGTAGGGACAGACATCAGTCCTGCTCAACTGGAGATGGGGAGGAAACATGTTAATATGCCAAATGTCTCTTACAG GGAGAGTCCAGCTGAAGAACTGCCTTTTGAAGATGGCTCTGTAGATCTTGTGACGGCCATGTCTGCGTTCCATTGGTTTGACCATTCGCGTTTTCTTCAGGAGGCTCACAGAGTGCTTAAGCCTCACGGCTGCCTCGCAGTTCTCAACTACATCATGGACATGGAGCTGAGCTACGGAGACTGCTCGGAGACTTTAAACCACATCTGTAATGAG TTTTATGCAGCCTTGCAGCCTTTCCGGAACCCTTACCTAAGATCCAGCTCTTTCGaactttacaaaaaaacacaTGACTCTCTCCAGTATCCAGACAAAGAATG GCAGGACATTTTTTGGGTGAGGAAGCCTGTCCCGCTCTCTGGCTACATCGGCATGGTGGAATCTTTCTCCAGTTTCCAGGCTCTCTTAAAAAAGGATCAAGAAGAGGCCAGACGACTCTCACAGGACACTGAACACAG ACTGCTGCATGCAATGGGTGTGACATCCTCGGAGACAGAAGTGATCATGGGAGTTAAATACTTCTATTTTCTAGCCCGCAAGCCTGCAAATGACTGA